One Oryza brachyantha chromosome 3, ObraRS2, whole genome shotgun sequence DNA segment encodes these proteins:
- the LOC102718635 gene encoding uncharacterized protein LOC102718635, with translation MNGGGDRHHHKDAIVMHAAGKVPKCKASFFLYGLLLYFLLPLLALYVVALAVSPFYSGGSCTPESRANAVFARLAAGAEDDHKEHNSSSVAVARRRRPMPSADEAPTGLRHIVFGIGASSALWKRRREYIRTWWRPGQMRGFVWLDRPVYEFYSRNASTGLPAIKISGNTSSFPYTHGAGSRSALRISRIVSESFRLGLPGVRWFVMGDDDTVFFPDNLVDVLSRYDHTQPYYIGNPSESHIQNLIFSYGMAFGGGGFAVSRALAAQLARMQDGCMHRYPALYGSDDRIHACMAELGVPLTRHLGFHQCDLWGDVLGLLAAHPVAPLVTLHHLDFLQRVFPTTRSRTAALRRLFEGPARLDPAGVAQQSVCYDGDKQWTVSVSWGFAVVVTRGVLSPREMEMPMRTFLNWHRRADYTAYAFNTRPVARQPCQTPQVYYMRRSRLDRRRRNTTVTEYDRRRAAPAKCGWRIPDPAALLDRVVVLKKPDPDLWKRSPRRNCCRVVSSPEQGKDRKMTIDVGVCRDGEFARI, from the exons ATGAACGGAGGAGGCGATCGGCATCATCACAAGGATGCCATTGTCATGCACGCCGCCGGCAAGGTGCCCAAGTGCAAGGCTTCCTTCTTCCTCTacggcctcctcctctacTTTCTCCTGCCACTGCTCGCCCTGTACGTGGTCGCCCTCGCCGTGTCGCCGTTCTACTCGGGTGGCTCGTGCACGCCGGAGAGCCGTGCCAATGCCGTCTTCGCACGTCTCGCGGCGGGCGCCGAGGATGATCACAAGGAGCACAACTCCTcgtcggtggcggtggcgcggcggcgcagaccGATGCCGTCCGCGGACGAGGCGCCGACCGGGCTGCGCCACATTGTGTTCGGCATTGGCGCGTCGTCGGCGCTCTGGaagagacggagggagtacatcagGACATGGTGGCGGCCGGGACAGATGCGCGGGTTCGTGTGGCTGGACAGGCCGGTGTACGAGTTCTACTCCAGGAACGCCTCGACGGGGCTACCCGCCATCAAGATCAGCGGGAACACGTCCAGTTTCCCGTACACGCACGGCGCCGGCAGCCGGTCGGCGCTGCGCATCTCCCGCATCGTGTCGGAGAGCTTCCGGCTGGGCCTCCCCGGCGTGCGGTGGTTCGTgatgggcgacgacgacacggtGTTCTTCCCGGACAACCTGGTGGACGTCCTGTCGCGGTACGACCACACGCAGCCGTACTACATCGGGAACCCGTCGGAGAGCCACATCCAGAACCTCATCTTCTCGTACGGCATGgccttcggcggcggcgggttcgCCGTCAGCCGCGCGCTGGCCGCGCAGCTGGCGCGCATGCAGGACGGGTGCATGCACCGGTACCCGGCGCTGTACGGCAGCGACGACCGGATCCACGCGTGCATGGCGGAGCTGGGCGTGCCGCTGACGCGCCACCTGGGTTTCCACCAGTGCGACCTGTGGGGCGACGTGCTGGGCCTCCTGGCCGCGCACCCCGTGGCGCCGCTGGTGACGCTGCACCACCTGGACTTCCTCCAGCGGGTGTTCCCGACCACCAGgtcgcggacggcggcgctgagGCGGCTGTTCGAggggccggcgcggctggacCCGGCCGGAGTGGCGCAGCAGTCGGTGTGCTACGACGGCGACAAGCAGTGGACGGTGTCGGTGTCATGGGGGTtcgcggtggtggtgacgcGCGGGGTGCTGTCGCCGCGGGAGATGGAGATGCCCATGCGCACCTTCCTCAACTggcaccgccgcgccgacTACACGGCGTACGCCTTCAACACGCGCCCCGTGGCTCGCCAGCCCTGCCAGACGCCGCAGGTCTACTACATGCGCCGCTCCCGcctcgaccgccgccgccgcaacacCACCGTCACCGAGtacgaccgccgccgcgccgcgcccgccaaGTGCGGCTGGCGCATCCCTGACCCCGCCGCACTGCTcgaccgcgtcgtcgtcctcaAGAAGCCCGACCCGGACCTCTGGAAAAGG TCCCCGAGGAGGAATTGCTGCAGGGTGGTGTCGTCGCCTGAGCAAGGGAAGGACCGGAAGATGACGATCGATGTCGGCGTCTGCAGGGACGGCGAGTTCGCCAGAATTTAG
- the LOC102722375 gene encoding probable receptor-like protein kinase At5g24010, with protein sequence MKWIYRKKSQSQCPLHSLFPPRAAARRSLPPPLPRARLHTPLHASHSFPPIPAPSHPQMAAVLVALLFLPPTAAFTPSFSYFLACGAASNVSSPPLTFVPDAPFLSPAAGVPAVTTSASNAASPLYAAARASGSGFSYRFSDHPDVSGTPNAVRVLRLHFFPFAASNLLSARFSVSVRDAYTVLSSFSPPGDGVVKEYFVPADGSGEFRVAFTPDAGSTAFVSAIELFAAPPELLWRFSVTPVGALGNADISPWSQHALETVYRLNVGGSKVPTANDTLWRTWLPDDAFLLPNSDRLSVVNKTSSPIVYNPSSGFTREVAPDSVYSTQRAMNMIGQEINVTPGPFNLTWTFALPAPEPGSAGADYLVRLHWCDYSVVSSVPGSAVVFNAYIAQALATKDVLSQHLANQPNEAFYLDYAAMAPAAGNLTVSIGTTKPQSEGGMLNGLEIMKLRRADSSSAGSHVRRKKILIGTLSAALGVAVLACALLCLLAALRRRRQAAQPAPEEKESTQLPWSQHTQDGSSWLDMSNPSAAGTTGRLQRMSMQLDISLAEITAATDNFHERNLIGVGGFGNVYRGVLRDGTRVAVKRATRASKQGLPEFQTEIEVLSRIRHRHLVSLIGYCNEQSEMILVYEFMEKGTLRSHLYGSEEPPLSWKQRLEICIGAARGLHYLHTGYSENIIHRDVKSTNILLGDGFIAKVADFGLSRIGPSFGETHVSTAVKGSFGYLDPEYFKTQQLTDRSDVYSFGVVLFEVLCARPVIDQSLERDQINLAEWAVSLQQKGQLDKIADPRIAGQVNVNSLRKFAETAEKCLADYGLDRPSMGDVLWNLEYCLQLQETHVKRDAFEDSGAVATQFPADVVVPRWVPSSTTFLMDDADESMTDTGVANSKAFSQLSAGDGR encoded by the coding sequence ATGAAGTGGATATacagaaaaaaatctcaaagtcAGTGTCCACTCCACTCACTATTTCCACCACGCGCTGCGGCCCGTCGCTCGCTACCTCCACCACTTCCCCGTGCCCGACTCCACACTCCACTCCATGCATCGCACTCCTTCCCTCCCATCCCTGCACCATCGCACCCCCAAAtggccgccgtcctcgtcgccctcctcttcctgccgcccaccgccgccttcACCCCGTCCTTCTCCTACTTCCTCGCCTGCGGCGCCGCCTCCAACGtctcctccccgccgctcACGTTCGTCCCGGacgctcccttcctctcccccGCCGCGGGCGTGCCGGCGGTGACGACCTCCGCCTCCAACGCAGCCTCCCCTCTCTACGCTGCCGCGCGCGCGTCCGGCTCGGGGTTCTCGTACCGGTTCTCCGACCACCCGGACGTCTCCGGCACGCCCAACGCGGTCCGCGTCCTCCGCCTCCACTTCTTCCCCTTCGCCGCTTCCAATCTCTTGTCGGCGCGCTTCTCCGTCTCTGTTCGCGATGCCTACACCGTACTTTCGTCCTTCTCGCCGCCGGGCGACGGCGTCGTCAAGGAGTACTTCGTCCCTGCGGACGGCTCGGGCGAATTCCGCGTCGCGTTCACGCCGGACGCCGGCTCCACCGCATTCGTCAGCGCAATCGAGCTGTTCGCAGCTCCGCCGGAGCTGCTGTGGAGATTCTCGGTCACGCCGGTGGGCGCCCTGGGGAACGCGGACATCAGCCCGTGGTCGCAGCACGCGCTGGAGACGGTGTATCGCCTGAACGTGGGGGGCTCCAAGGTGCCCACGGCGAACGACACGCTGTGGCGGACGTGGCTCCCCGACgacgccttcctcctccccaacTCCGATAGGCTCTCGGTGGTGAACAAAACCTCCTCTCCGATCGTCTACAACCCGTCGAGCGGATTCAcgagggaggtggcgccggACAGCGTGTACAGCACGCAACGCGCCATGAACATGATAGGCCAGGAAATCAACGTCACTCCGGGGCCTTTCAACCTGACATGGACCtttgcgctgccggcgccggagccgggGTCGGCCGGGGCCGACTACCTCGTCCGCCTCCATTGGTGCGACTACTCGGTGGTGAGTTCCGTTCCAGGATCCGCCGTTGTCTTCAACGCCTACATCGCGCAGGCCCTTGCTACCAAAGACGTCTTGTCACAACACCTAGCGAATCAACCAAACGAGGCATTTTACCTGGACTACGCGGCCATGGCACCTGCCGCCGGGAACCTCACCGTCAGCATCGGCACGACGAAACCGCAGTCTGAAGGTGGCATGCTGAATGGGCTGGAGATCATGAAGCTGCGACGCGCCGATTCGAGCTCGGCCGGATCGCACGTGAGAAGGAAGAAGATTCTCATCGGCACGCTctcggcggcgctcggcgtcGCTGTTCTAGCTTGCGCGCTGCTGTGCTTGCTCGCCGCGCTGCGCAGGCGAAGACAGGCGGCGCaaccggcgccggaggagaaggagagcaCGCAACTGCCGTGGTCGCAGCACACGCAGGACGGCTCCAGCTGGCTTGACATGTCGAACCCTTCCGCCGCGGGCACGACCGGCAGGCTGCAGAGGATGAGCATGCAGCTGGATATCTCGCTGGCAGAGATCACGGCGGCAACGGACAACTTCCACGAGCGCAACCtcatcggcgtcggcgggtTCGGGAACGTGTACCGCGGCGTGCTCCGCGACGGCACCCGCGTGGCGGTGAAGCGCGCAACGCGAGCGTCGAAGCAGGGCCTGCCTGAGTTCCAGACGGAGATCGAGGTGCTGTCCCGCATCCGGCACCGCCACCTGGTCTCCCTCATCGGCTACTGCAACGAGCAGTCGGAGATGATACTGGTGTACGAGTTCATGGAGAAGGGCACGCTGAGGAGCCACCTCTACGGGTCGGAGGAGCCACCGCTGTCGTGGAAGCAGCGGCTGGAGATCTGCatcggcgcggcgagggggctGCACTACCTGCACACCGGCTACTCCGAGAACATCATCCACCGCGACGTCAAGTCCACCAACATCCTCCTCGGCGACGGCTTCATCGCCAAGGTGGCGGACTTCGGGCTGTCGCGGATCGGGCCGTCGTTCGGGGAGACGCACGTGAGCACGGCGGTGAAGGGCAGCTTCGGGTACCTCGACCCGGAGTACTTCAAGACGCAGCAGCTGACGGACCGGTCCGACGTCTACTCCTTCGGCGTCGTGCTGTTCGAGGTGCTCTGCGCGCGGCCGGTGATCGACCAGAGCCTGGAGCGCGACCAGATCAACCTCGCCGAGTGGGCGGTGAGCCTGCAGCAGAAGGGGCAGCTCGACAAGATCGCCGACCCGAGGATCGCCGGGCAGGTGAACGTCAACTCGCTGCGCAAGTTCGCCGAGACCGCGGAGAAGTGCCTGGCGGACTACGGCCTGGACCGGCCGTCCATGGGCGACGTGCTGTGGAACCTCGAGTACTGCCTGCAGCTGCAGGAGACGCACGTCAAGAGGGACGCGTTCGAGGACagcggcgccgtcgccacgcAGTTCCCCGCCGACGTGGTCGTGCCGCGCTGGgtgccgtcgtcgacgacctTCCTGATGGATGACGCCGACGAGAGCATGACCGACACGGGCGTCGCCAACAGCAAGGCGTTCTCGCAGCTCagcgccggcgatggccgaTGA
- the LOC102718913 gene encoding probable receptor-like protein kinase At5g24010 — MASSPSSSALALPLLLCLLASVSAAARFAPADNHLLTCGATAPAVLPDGRRFAPDSGCAYTRLRSPGPTLPSAAPNAAPRPSPLHAAARVFSCRASYDLAVRSRGYHILRLHFYPFEPALASARFHVGAAGFLLLHNFSASAAVVKEFILPVHSDVLVLTFVPESGSSAFINAIELVSAPEELVGDIGTLVTRDGTDRTKGLSSQVYETLYRINVAGRKVTPFNDTLWRTWVNDERFLVKTESSNSKVWSFGGRIAYPKDSRLMSREVAPDNVYNSARSVSSQGKVTWGFPVPASSRYLVRMHFCDIVSKALNGLYFDIYVNGQLAVKDFDISSATGFFLAYPYYIDFVVDVEDKGTLKLAIGGSKNSRSDEVSGILNAVEIMRMNKTSGGIDGDFAVALDMEHVASKGIGEFARSLLCGFIFAGLLLILLMLVVRLRTELRNNGAAWSWHPMDSGDGKLARAYQLVSTKTDY; from the coding sequence ATGGCTTCCTCCCCAAGCTCCAGTGCTCTCGCCCTCCCCCTTCTGCTGTGCCTCCTCGCgtccgtctccgccgccgctcgcttcGCCCCGGCGGACAACCACCTCCTCACCTGCGGCGCGACGGCCCCGGCCGTGCTCCCCGACGGCCGACGCTTCGCCCCGGACTCCGGCTGCGCATACACGCGCCTCCGCTCCCCGGGACCTACTCTCCCATCCGCggcgccgaacgcggccccgCGGCCGTCCcctctccacgccgccgcgcgcgtctTCTCCTGCCGCGCCTCCTACGACCTCGCCGTCCGCAGCCGCGGGTACCACATCCTGCGCCTCCACTTCTACCCCTTCGAGCCCGCGCTCGCGTCCGCGCGCTTCCACGTTGGCGCCGCGgggttcctcctcctccacaacTTCTCCGCGTCGGCCGCCGTTGTGAAGGAGTTCATCCTACCGGTCCACTCCGACGTCCTCGTCCTCACCTTCGTCCCCGAGTCGGGATCTAGTGCTTTCATCAACGCCATCGAGCTCGTATCGGCCCCcgaggagctcgtcggcgacatcgGCACCCTCGTCACGCGTGACGGCACCGATCGAACCAAAGGACTGTCGTCTCAGGTATATGAGACGCTCTACCGGATCAATGTCGCGGGCCGCAAGGTCACGCCGTTCAACGACACGCTGTGGCGAACATGGGTCAACGACGAGCGCTTCCTTGTCAAGACGGAATCGTCCAACAGCAAGGTGTGGTCGTTCGGTGGCCGGATTGCTTATCCCAAGGATAGCCGATTGATGAGCCGGGAGGTGGCTCCTGACAACGTGTACAACTCGGCGAGGTCGGTGAGCTCACAGGGCAAAGTGACATGGGGATTTCCTGTGCCTGCCAGCAGCAGGTACCTTGTGCGTATGCACTTCTGTGACATTGTGAGCAAGGCTCTGAATGGGCTCTACTTCGATATCTATGTCAATGGTCAGCTAGCAGTGAAGGATTTTGACATCTCTAGTGCCACTGGGTTCTTCTTAGCCTATCCATATTACATCGACTTTGTTGTGGATGTTGAGGATAAAGGGACGCTAAAATTGGCCATTGGTGGCTCGAAGAATAGCCGATCAGATGAAGTGAGTGGTATCCTTAATGCTGTAGAGATAATGAGGATGAACAAAACGAGTGGGGGTATTGATGGGGATTTTGCAGTTGCTCTGGACATGGAGCATGTGGCTAGCAAGGGGATTGGTGAATTTGCCCGCTCACTGCTGTGTGGTTTCATTTTTGCGGGATTGTTGTTGATTTTGTTAATGCTTGTGGTGAGGTTGAGGACAGAGCTGAGGAATAATGGTGCAGCTTGGTCTTGGCACCCAATGGATTCTGGTGATGGGAAGCTGGCTAGAGCATATCAGCTTGTGTCCACTAAAACAGACTATTGA
- the LOC102722655 gene encoding uncharacterized protein LOC102722655 — protein sequence MELGSLQHLGDSFSYRWLKYAAQAPSFKRLVDDDVGGSSRYFIDMDPADLFSMRWTGSDFDFDLPGGGGDGASPIPLLASASQIFHDGRLLPHELDYGGFEVQEDGDVVGESSAPRVADLLSEPLLSVSSPPFHSAQSTPASLSSSSSARSGASKNATTTMPPLLAGRRGGGGGSSSPWKILLRYLRFLMPLYRKVRALPQRSPRTTKVSPASPASARASTSSIEWCHGIADTAVHDAILYCKKSSGQNI from the exons ATGGAGCTCGGCTCGCTGCAGCACCTCGGCGACAGCTTCTCCTACCGGTGGCTCAAGTACGCCGCGCAGGCGCCGTCGTTCAAGcgcctcgtcgacgacgaTGTCGGCGGAAGCTCCAGGTACTTCATTGACATGGACCCCGCCGACCTCTTCTCCATGCGGTGGACCGGCAGCGACTTCGACTTTGACctgcccggcggcggcggcgacggcgcctcCCCGATCCCGCTGCTGGCCAGCGCGAGCCAGATCTTCCACGACGGCCGTCTCCTCCCCCACGAGCTCGACTACGGCGGCTTTGAAGTTCAGGAagacggcgacgtcgtcggcgAGTCCTCTGCGCCTCGCGTTGCGGACCTGCTGAGCGAGCCGCTGCTCTCGgtctcgtcgccgccgttccACTCGGCGCAGAGCACGCCGGCCTCGCTCAGCTCGTCGTCCAGCGCGAGGAGCGGCGCCAGCAAgaacgccaccaccaccatgccaccgctgctcgccgggaggcgcggaggcggcggcgggtcgtcgtcgccgtggaaGATACTGCTCAGGTACCTGCGGTTCCTCATGCCGCTCTACCGGAAGGTCAGGGCGCTGCCGCAGCGTTCGCCGAGGACGACGAAGgtctcgccggcgagcccgGCGAGTGCGAGGGCGTCCACGTCCAGCATCGAGTGGTGCCACGGCATTGCCGACACGGCCGTCCACGACGCCATCCTCTACTGCAAGAAATCCAGT ggACAAAATATATAG